The Channa argus isolate prfri chromosome 22, Channa argus male v1.0, whole genome shotgun sequence genome has a window encoding:
- the LOC137108072 gene encoding trafficking protein particle complex subunit 14-like isoform X2: MVLMMESQCEYFMYFPAVPITDLSDPARYRTLPRRSHLYLGETVRFLLVLRCKDAGATPTEHGHGVGADGFGTESASSQAWRELAGSLCAVASVSPGESSRHRGNHQLHHHDYQSSGDEANEDGEDYIAAAEAAIAALGSRVDSRCRSFRDCKPLLIHNSSGTATREFRRAPVQSPLDEPVVLTDEVIFPLTVSLDKLPVSTLKVKVMVTVWKREAEKAEVQELGYLSVLQQREPTHTFRHDLNTFKAQVSTTLTVLPPPTIRSKQMTVSGRHLVVLKVLNESSQEEVSIRDVRILPNLNASYLPMMPDGSVLLVDNVCHQSGEVGMASFCRVDSLACRLPSMLCALEEHDFLFQLHLNDMPQDDSNEGLEVPLVAVLQWSTPKMPFTNCIYTHYRLPSIRLDRPRFVMTASCPSTVRVKENFKVRYVLLNNLQDFLAVRLVWTPEGRGQGEDAALAAVVCHTPLSNLGHCRKGSTLSFSVAFQILKPGLYELSQHMKLKLQFTASVSNPPPDARPLSRKNSPSSPAVRDLLDRHQASLGRSQSFSHQQPSRSHIMSAMERRAITPPVGSPVGRPLYLPPQDKTLLSLDKIAKRECKVLVVDAVS, encoded by the exons ATGGTGCTGATGATGGAGTCTCAGTGCGAGTATTTCATGTATTTCCCGGCGGTGCCCATCACGGATCTGTCGGACCCGGCGCGCTACCGCACTCTGCCCCGCAGGAGTCACCTCTACCTGGGGGAGACCGTCCGCTTCCTTTTGGTGCTGCGCTGCAAGGATGCGGGGGCCACGCCGACCGAGCACGGCCACG GTGTGGGCGCTGATGGTTTTGGGACAGAGTCAGCCAGTAGCCAGGCATGGAGAGAACTAGCCGGCTCTCTGTGTGCCGTGGCCAGTGTGAGTCCAGGTGAGAGCAGCCGCCACAGAGGCAACCACCAGCTGCATCACCACGACTACCAGAGCAGTGGGGACGAGGCCAACGAGGACGGAGAGGACTACATTGCAGCAGCTGAGGCAGCCATCGCTGCGCTCGGCAGCAGGGTGGACTCCCGGTGTCGGAGCTTCAGGGACTGCAAGCCGCTGCTCATCCACAACTCATCTGGAACAGCAACGAGGGAGTTCCGCAGGGCACCTGTTCAG TCTCCTCTGGATGAGCCGGTGGTTTTGACAGATGAAGTGATCTTCCCCCTCACTGTCTCTCTGGACAAACTCCCTGTCAGCACCCTAAAAGTCAAG GTGATGGTCACGGTGTGGAAGAGGGAGGCAGAAAAAGCAGAGGTGCAGGAACTTGGCTACCTAAGCGTCCTGCAGCAACGAGAACCAACACACACCTTCAGACATGACCTGAACACCTTCAAAGCTCAGG TGAGCACCACCCTTACCGTCCTGCCACCTCCAACCATCCGCAGTAAACAGATGACTGTCTCTGGGAGGCACCTTGTGGTCCTCAAAG TGTTAAATGAATCCTCTCAGGAGGAGGTGAGTATTCGTGATGTACGGATTTTACCGAACCTCAACGCCTCCTACCTTCCCATGATGCCAGATGGCTCGGTGCTGCTGGTGGACAATGTGTG CCACCAGTCTGGTGAGGTTGGCATGGCCTCGTTCTGCAGGGTGGACAGCCTCGCCTGCCGCCTTCCCAGCATGCTCTGTGCTTTGGAGGAGCACGACTTCCTGTTTCAGCTACACCTTAATGACATGCCGCAGGACGACTCCAACGAG GGGTTAGAGGTTCCTTTGGTTGCTGTGTTGCAGTGGTCAACTCCCAAGATGCCTTTTACCAACTGTATCTACACCCACTACAG GTTGCCCAGCATCCGCCTGGACCGGCCACGCTTCGTCATGACGGCGAGCTGTCCGAGCACCGTCAGGGTGAAGGAAAACTTCAAGGTCAGATATGTTCTTCTCAACAACCTGCAGGACTTCCTGGCTGTACGACTCGTCTGGACTCCAGAGG GTCGTGGTCAGGGGGAGGACGCGGCGCTGGCTGCTGTGGTCTGTCACACTCCTCTCAGTAACCTTGGGCACTGTCGGAAAGGAAGCACTCTGTCCTTCAGTGTGGCTTTCCAGATACTCAAACCAGGGCTGTACGAG CTGAGTCAGCACATGAAGCTGAAGCTTCAGTTTACAGCCTCAGTTTCCAACCCTCCCCCTGATGCTCGCCCCCTCTCAC GTAAAAACAGCCCATCCAGCCCAGCAGTTCGAGACCTGCTGGACCGACACCAGGCCAGTCTGGGTCGATCTCAGTCCTTTTCCCACCAGCAGCCGTCTCGATCTCACATCATgag TGCCATGGAGCGGCGAGCCATCACTCCTCCTGTCGGCTCTCCGGTCGGTCGCCCGCTTTACCTGCCGCCGCAGGACAAAACGCTGCTGTCACTGGACAAAATCGCCAAGAGGGAGTGTAAAGTCCTGGTGGTAGATGCTGTCAGCTAG
- the LOC137108072 gene encoding trafficking protein particle complex subunit 14-like isoform X3, translating into MVLMMESQCEYFMYFPAVPITDLSDPARYRTLPRRSHLYLGETVRFLLVLRCKDAGATPTEHGHGVGADGFGTESASSQAWRELAGSLCAVASVSPGESSRHRGNHQLHHHDYQSSGDEANEDGEDYIAAAEAAIAALGSRVDSRCRSFRDCKPLLIHNSSGTATREFRRAPVQSPLDEPVVLTDEVIFPLTVSLDKLPVSTLKVKVMVTVWKREAEKAEVQELGYLSVLQQREPTHTFRHDLNTFKAQVSTTLTVLPPPTIRSKQMTVSGRHLVVLKVLNESSQEEVSIRDVRILPNLNASYLPMMPDGSVLLVDNVCHQSGEVGMASFCRVDSLACRLPSMLCALEEHDFLFQLHLNDMPQDDSNEGLEVPLVAVLQWSTPKMPFTNCIYTHYRLPSIRLDRPRFVMTASCPSTVRVKENFKVRYVLLNNLQDFLAVRLVWTPEGRGQGEDAALAAVVCHTPLSNLGHCRKGSTLSFSVAFQILKPGLYELSQHMKLKLQFTASVSNPPPDARPLSRKNSPSSPAVRDLLDRHQASLGRSQSFSHQQPSRSHIMR; encoded by the exons ATGGTGCTGATGATGGAGTCTCAGTGCGAGTATTTCATGTATTTCCCGGCGGTGCCCATCACGGATCTGTCGGACCCGGCGCGCTACCGCACTCTGCCCCGCAGGAGTCACCTCTACCTGGGGGAGACCGTCCGCTTCCTTTTGGTGCTGCGCTGCAAGGATGCGGGGGCCACGCCGACCGAGCACGGCCACG GTGTGGGCGCTGATGGTTTTGGGACAGAGTCAGCCAGTAGCCAGGCATGGAGAGAACTAGCCGGCTCTCTGTGTGCCGTGGCCAGTGTGAGTCCAGGTGAGAGCAGCCGCCACAGAGGCAACCACCAGCTGCATCACCACGACTACCAGAGCAGTGGGGACGAGGCCAACGAGGACGGAGAGGACTACATTGCAGCAGCTGAGGCAGCCATCGCTGCGCTCGGCAGCAGGGTGGACTCCCGGTGTCGGAGCTTCAGGGACTGCAAGCCGCTGCTCATCCACAACTCATCTGGAACAGCAACGAGGGAGTTCCGCAGGGCACCTGTTCAG TCTCCTCTGGATGAGCCGGTGGTTTTGACAGATGAAGTGATCTTCCCCCTCACTGTCTCTCTGGACAAACTCCCTGTCAGCACCCTAAAAGTCAAG GTGATGGTCACGGTGTGGAAGAGGGAGGCAGAAAAAGCAGAGGTGCAGGAACTTGGCTACCTAAGCGTCCTGCAGCAACGAGAACCAACACACACCTTCAGACATGACCTGAACACCTTCAAAGCTCAGG TGAGCACCACCCTTACCGTCCTGCCACCTCCAACCATCCGCAGTAAACAGATGACTGTCTCTGGGAGGCACCTTGTGGTCCTCAAAG TGTTAAATGAATCCTCTCAGGAGGAGGTGAGTATTCGTGATGTACGGATTTTACCGAACCTCAACGCCTCCTACCTTCCCATGATGCCAGATGGCTCGGTGCTGCTGGTGGACAATGTGTG CCACCAGTCTGGTGAGGTTGGCATGGCCTCGTTCTGCAGGGTGGACAGCCTCGCCTGCCGCCTTCCCAGCATGCTCTGTGCTTTGGAGGAGCACGACTTCCTGTTTCAGCTACACCTTAATGACATGCCGCAGGACGACTCCAACGAG GGGTTAGAGGTTCCTTTGGTTGCTGTGTTGCAGTGGTCAACTCCCAAGATGCCTTTTACCAACTGTATCTACACCCACTACAG GTTGCCCAGCATCCGCCTGGACCGGCCACGCTTCGTCATGACGGCGAGCTGTCCGAGCACCGTCAGGGTGAAGGAAAACTTCAAGGTCAGATATGTTCTTCTCAACAACCTGCAGGACTTCCTGGCTGTACGACTCGTCTGGACTCCAGAGG GTCGTGGTCAGGGGGAGGACGCGGCGCTGGCTGCTGTGGTCTGTCACACTCCTCTCAGTAACCTTGGGCACTGTCGGAAAGGAAGCACTCTGTCCTTCAGTGTGGCTTTCCAGATACTCAAACCAGGGCTGTACGAG CTGAGTCAGCACATGAAGCTGAAGCTTCAGTTTACAGCCTCAGTTTCCAACCCTCCCCCTGATGCTCGCCCCCTCTCAC GTAAAAACAGCCCATCCAGCCCAGCAGTTCGAGACCTGCTGGACCGACACCAGGCCAGTCTGGGTCGATCTCAGTCCTTTTCCCACCAGCAGCCGTCTCGATCTCACATCATgag ATAG
- the LOC137108222 gene encoding odorant receptor 131-2-like: MSNASQSQTNVTSEQEFQGLTERVLLCTLATLLCCVLLFINGVMLFTLRSKAAFCDTSRYILLFNLLFADTVQMALCHLLYLIAACRTTLTYPVCGVLNMLAVLTNDVSPLTLVVMSLERYVAVCYPLRHAAIITVRNAGVAVLVVWAFSSLNVFTRVLLLLRFPFKHLENLQMKEFCSDLAMFLDSVSNHYNKAYTCFLFISAGVVITSSFIGVMIAARSAFTDEASAQKARNTLLLHLVQLGLTLFSTILNPVLTALSTVVTRIVLVRVHIFFYMCFCIFPRCLSSLIYGVRDQTIRPILMYYLCRQLKLPIVSTYT, translated from the coding sequence atgtcaaatgcaaGTCAGTCTCAGACTAATGTCACTAGTGAACAGGAGTTTCAGGGGTTAACGGAAAGAGTCCTGCTTTGTACTCTGGCTACGCTGCTTTGCTGTGTGCTTCTCTTCATTAACGGAGTCATGCTGTTCACCTTAAGGAGTAAAGCTGCATTTTGTGACACCTCCCGTTACATCCTCCTTTTTAACCTCCTTTTTGCAGATACCGTGCAGATGGCACTAtgccatttactgtatttaattgcTGCATGTAGGACAACACTGACATACCCTGTGTGTGGTGTTCTCAATATGCTTGCTGTCCTCACCAACGATGTCTCTCCTCTCACACTCGTGGTGATGTCTCTAGAGAGATACGTGGCTGTGTGCTACCCACTGAGACATGCTGCCATCATCACCGTCAGGAACGCAGGTGTTGCAGTCCTTGTAGTTTGGGCCTTCAGTTCACTAAACGTCTTCACTCGAGTTCTTCTACTTTTACGATTTCCATTTAAACACTTGGAGAACCTGCAGATGAAAGAGTTTTGCTCTGATTTGGCTATGTTTCTCGATTCTGTGTCTAATCACTATAACAAAGCCTACACCTGTTTCTTGTTCATATCAGCTGGTGTGGTGATCACGTCCTCCTTTATCGGTGTGATGATAGCAGCAAGGTCAGCATTTACAGACGAAGCTTCAGCACAAAAGGCTCGtaacacactgctgctgcatctAGTACAACTGGGCCTCACTCTCTTCTCAACAATTCTGAAccctgtgcttacagctctttCAACAGTTGTAACAAGGATAGTACTAGTGCGtgtacacatatttttttatatgtgtttttgCATCTTCCCTAGATGTTTGAGTTCCCTTATTTATGGTGTTAGGGATCAGACCATCAGACCGATCCTCATGTACTATCTCTGTCGTCAGCTGAAGCTCCCTATTGTCTCCACCTACACCTAA
- the LOC137108224 gene encoding odorant receptor 131-2-like, translated as MLYATQSQTNLTVVLQYQGLTELVLFSVLSTAPSCVFLFINGTMLFILTSKPVFRETSRYILLYNLLFADTVLLAQSQLLYLLAACRIRLMYPVCGVLTMLASLTTVISPLMLVVMSLERYVAVCYPLRHASIITVTKTRVAIIIVWACSSLYVLFCVLLMLRFPFEDLPTLQMTDFCGKESMLLDPMSDLYDKALTCFVFVSAGVAVSFSYVAVTVAARSASTNKASARKARNTLLLHVVQLGLSLSSTIHNPLLIAIAKVVDRKILVHIQRIMFVGIIILPRCMSALIYGIRDQNIRPVLMSNLCCQWKCLFPLVSVKSCHFLNKSNIIK; from the coding sequence ATGTTATACGCAACCCAATCTCAAACTAACCTCACTGTTGTGCTGCAGTATCAGGGATTAACGGAATTagtgttgttttctgttctgtctaCAGCACCAtcctgtgtgtttctcttcattAATGGAACTATGCTTTTCATCTTGACCAGTAAACCAGTTTTTCGTGAGACTTCCCGTTACATTCTACTGTATAACCTCCTTTTTGCTGACACCGTGCTGCTGGCACAGAGTCAGTTACTGTACTTGCTGGCTGCTTGCAGAATAAGGCTAATGTATCCTGTGTGTGGTGTTCTGACTATGCTTGCCAGTCTTACAACTGTGATTTCTCCTCTCATGCTGGTGGTGATGTCTCTGGAGAGATATGTAGCTGTGTGCTACCCGCTACGGCACGCTAGCATCATCACAGTCACAAAGACAAGAGTGGCTATTATTATAGTCTGGGCTTGCAGTTCACTCTATGtacttttttgtgttcttttaatGTTACGTTTCCCATTTGAAGACCTGCCAACTCTGCAGATGACAGACTTTTGTGGCAAAGAAAGCATGTTGCTTGATCCTATGTCTGACCTTTATGACAAAGCCttgacatgttttgtgtttgtatcagCTGGTGTGGCAGTCAGTTTCTCCTATGTTGCTGTGACTGTAGCAGCTCGATCAGCTTCCACAAACAAAGCTTCAGCCCGTAAAGCTCGTAATACACTGCTGCTGCACGTGGTGCAGCTGGGCCTCAGTCTCTCCTCAACAATACACAACCCATTGCTCATAGCTATAGCAAAAGTTGTAGACAGGAAAATACTTGTTCATATCCAAAGGATCATGTTTGTGGGTATTATAATCCTGCCAAGATGTATGAGTGCACTAATCTATGGCATCAGAGACCAGAACATCAGACCTGTCCTCATGTCCAATCTCTGCTGTCAGTGGAAATGTTTGTTCCCACTTGTTTCAGTCAAGTCTTGTCACTTCTTGAATAAAtccaacataataaaataa
- the LOC137108225 gene encoding odorant receptor 131-2-like, translating into MLYATQSQTNLTVVLQYQGLTELVLFSVLSTAPSCVFLFINGTMLFILTSKPVFRETSRYILLYNLLFADTVLLAQSQLLYLLAACRIRLMYPVCGVLTMLASLTTVISPLMLVVMSLERYVAVCYPLRHASIITVTKTRVAIIIVWACSSLYVLFCVLLMLRFPFEDLPTLQMTDFCGKESMLLDPMSDLYDKALTCFVFVSAGVAVSFSYVAVTVAARSASTNKASARKARNTLLLHVVQLGLSLSSTIHNPLLIAIAKLLDRKILVRIQIVFYVCIIILPRCLSALIYGIRDQNIRPLLMYNLCCQCRRSPFVSMMPAKKKSQNRSSLNVII; encoded by the coding sequence ATGTTATACGCAACCCAATCTCAAACTAACCTCACTGTTGTGCTGCAGTATCAGGGATTAACGGAATTagtgttgttttctgttctgtctaCAGCACCAtcctgtgtgtttctcttcattAATGGAACTATGCTTTTCATCTTGACCAGTAAACCAGTTTTTCGTGAGACTTCCCGTTACATTCTACTGTATAACCTCCTTTTTGCTGACACCGTGCTGCTGGCACAGAGTCAGTTACTGTACTTGCTGGCTGCTTGCAGAATAAGGCTAATGTATCCTGTGTGTGGTGTTCTGACTATGCTTGCCAGTCTTACAACTGTGATTTCTCCTCTCATGCTGGTGGTGATGTCTCTGGAGAGATATGTAGCTGTGTGCTACCCGCTACGGCACGCTAGCATCATCACAGTCACAAAGACAAGAGTGGCTATTATTATAGTCTGGGCTTGCAGTTCACTCTATGtacttttttgtgttcttttaatGTTACGTTTCCCATTTGAAGACCTGCCAACTCTGCAGATGACAGACTTTTGTGGCAAAGAAAGCATGTTGCTTGATCCTATGTCTGACCTTTATGACAAAGCCttgacatgttttgtgtttgtatcagCTGGTGTGGCAGTCAGTTTCTCCTATGTTGCTGTGACTGTAGCAGCTCGATCAGCTTCCACAAACAAAGCTTCAGCCCGTAAAGCTCGTAATACACTGCTGCTGCACGTGGTGCAGCTGGGCCTCAGTCTCTCCTCAACAATACACAACCCATTGCTCATAGCTATAGCAAAGCTCTTAGACAGGAAAATACTTGTGCGCATccaaattgtattttatgtgtgtattatCATCCTCCCACGGTGTCTGAGTGCTCTAATCTATGGCATTAGAGACCAGAACATCAGACCACTGCTCATGTACAATCTCTGCTGTCAGTGTAGACGCTCGCCTTTCGTGTCCATGatgccagcaaaaaaaaaaagccagaataGGTCCagtttaaatgtcattatttag
- the LOC137108072 gene encoding trafficking protein particle complex subunit 14-like isoform X1, giving the protein MVLMMESQCEYFMYFPAVPITDLSDPARYRTLPRRSHLYLGETVRFLLVLRCKDAGATPTEHGHGVGADGFGTESASSQAWRELAGSLCAVASVSPGESSRHRGNHQLHHHDYQSSGDEANEDGEDYIAAAEAAIAALGSRVDSRCRSFRDCKPLLIHNSSGTATREFRRAPVQSPLDEPVVLTDEVIFPLTVSLDKLPVSTLKVKVMVTVWKREAEKAEVQELGYLSVLQQREPTHTFRHDLNTFKAQVSTTLTVLPPPTIRSKQMTVSGRHLVVLKVLNESSQEEVSIRDVRILPNLNASYLPMMPDGSVLLVDNVCHQSGEVGMASFCRVDSLACRLPSMLCALEEHDFLFQLHLNDMPQDDSNEGLEVPLVAVLQWSTPKMPFTNCIYTHYRLPSIRLDRPRFVMTASCPSTVRVKENFKVRYVLLNNLQDFLAVRLVWTPEGRGQGEDAALAAVVCHTPLSNLGHCRKGSTLSFSVAFQILKPGLYELSQHMKLKLQFTASVSNPPPDARPLSRKNSPSSPAVRDLLDRHQASLGRSQSFSHQQPSRSHIMRTGSAMERRAITPPVGSPVGRPLYLPPQDKTLLSLDKIAKRECKVLVVDAVS; this is encoded by the exons ATGGTGCTGATGATGGAGTCTCAGTGCGAGTATTTCATGTATTTCCCGGCGGTGCCCATCACGGATCTGTCGGACCCGGCGCGCTACCGCACTCTGCCCCGCAGGAGTCACCTCTACCTGGGGGAGACCGTCCGCTTCCTTTTGGTGCTGCGCTGCAAGGATGCGGGGGCCACGCCGACCGAGCACGGCCACG GTGTGGGCGCTGATGGTTTTGGGACAGAGTCAGCCAGTAGCCAGGCATGGAGAGAACTAGCCGGCTCTCTGTGTGCCGTGGCCAGTGTGAGTCCAGGTGAGAGCAGCCGCCACAGAGGCAACCACCAGCTGCATCACCACGACTACCAGAGCAGTGGGGACGAGGCCAACGAGGACGGAGAGGACTACATTGCAGCAGCTGAGGCAGCCATCGCTGCGCTCGGCAGCAGGGTGGACTCCCGGTGTCGGAGCTTCAGGGACTGCAAGCCGCTGCTCATCCACAACTCATCTGGAACAGCAACGAGGGAGTTCCGCAGGGCACCTGTTCAG TCTCCTCTGGATGAGCCGGTGGTTTTGACAGATGAAGTGATCTTCCCCCTCACTGTCTCTCTGGACAAACTCCCTGTCAGCACCCTAAAAGTCAAG GTGATGGTCACGGTGTGGAAGAGGGAGGCAGAAAAAGCAGAGGTGCAGGAACTTGGCTACCTAAGCGTCCTGCAGCAACGAGAACCAACACACACCTTCAGACATGACCTGAACACCTTCAAAGCTCAGG TGAGCACCACCCTTACCGTCCTGCCACCTCCAACCATCCGCAGTAAACAGATGACTGTCTCTGGGAGGCACCTTGTGGTCCTCAAAG TGTTAAATGAATCCTCTCAGGAGGAGGTGAGTATTCGTGATGTACGGATTTTACCGAACCTCAACGCCTCCTACCTTCCCATGATGCCAGATGGCTCGGTGCTGCTGGTGGACAATGTGTG CCACCAGTCTGGTGAGGTTGGCATGGCCTCGTTCTGCAGGGTGGACAGCCTCGCCTGCCGCCTTCCCAGCATGCTCTGTGCTTTGGAGGAGCACGACTTCCTGTTTCAGCTACACCTTAATGACATGCCGCAGGACGACTCCAACGAG GGGTTAGAGGTTCCTTTGGTTGCTGTGTTGCAGTGGTCAACTCCCAAGATGCCTTTTACCAACTGTATCTACACCCACTACAG GTTGCCCAGCATCCGCCTGGACCGGCCACGCTTCGTCATGACGGCGAGCTGTCCGAGCACCGTCAGGGTGAAGGAAAACTTCAAGGTCAGATATGTTCTTCTCAACAACCTGCAGGACTTCCTGGCTGTACGACTCGTCTGGACTCCAGAGG GTCGTGGTCAGGGGGAGGACGCGGCGCTGGCTGCTGTGGTCTGTCACACTCCTCTCAGTAACCTTGGGCACTGTCGGAAAGGAAGCACTCTGTCCTTCAGTGTGGCTTTCCAGATACTCAAACCAGGGCTGTACGAG CTGAGTCAGCACATGAAGCTGAAGCTTCAGTTTACAGCCTCAGTTTCCAACCCTCCCCCTGATGCTCGCCCCCTCTCAC GTAAAAACAGCCCATCCAGCCCAGCAGTTCGAGACCTGCTGGACCGACACCAGGCCAGTCTGGGTCGATCTCAGTCCTTTTCCCACCAGCAGCCGTCTCGATCTCACATCATgag gacGGGCAGTGCCATGGAGCGGCGAGCCATCACTCCTCCTGTCGGCTCTCCGGTCGGTCGCCCGCTTTACCTGCCGCCGCAGGACAAAACGCTGCTGTCACTGGACAAAATCGCCAAGAGGGAGTGTAAAGTCCTGGTGGTAGATGCTGTCAGCTAG